The proteins below are encoded in one region of Macrococcus armenti:
- a CDS encoding TVP38/TMEM64 family protein: MFTEAQLMDLLQQFKGLGIVIAFLLPFIEAFIPILPIVVFAVVNVNAYGLIPGFLITWSGAVSGAFLVALIIRKYGQYRFLRRFSKHPKTLKFIRRVDDKGVMPLFLLLCFPFTPSSLVNIVAGLSTINLKRYLVAVMFGKAIMLLTLSYIGNDIYSFVKAPKKSIIVIIVLICLWWIGKQVEKHIHKN; encoded by the coding sequence ATGTTTACAGAAGCACAACTCATGGACTTATTACAGCAATTTAAAGGACTTGGAATTGTAATTGCTTTTCTTCTGCCGTTTATTGAGGCGTTTATACCGATACTGCCAATTGTTGTATTTGCTGTCGTGAATGTAAATGCTTACGGATTAATTCCAGGTTTTCTTATTACGTGGAGTGGTGCTGTGAGTGGTGCATTTTTAGTCGCACTTATCATTAGAAAGTATGGTCAGTATCGTTTCTTGAGGCGATTCAGTAAACATCCGAAAACTTTAAAGTTTATTCGACGTGTTGATGATAAAGGTGTGATGCCTCTCTTTTTATTACTCTGTTTTCCTTTTACGCCATCCAGTCTCGTGAATATTGTTGCAGGATTAAGTACGATAAATCTTAAACGCTATTTAGTTGCTGTCATGTTCGGGAAAGCCATTATGTTATTGACGTTGAGTTATATTGGTAACGATATATATTCCTTTGTGAAAGCACCTAAAAAGAGTATAATTGTCATTATAGTATTGATTTGTTTATGGTGGATTGGAAAGCAAGTTGAAAAGCATATCCATAAAAATTAG